Proteins encoded together in one Sinorhizobium sp. B11 window:
- a CDS encoding sugar ABC transporter permease, giving the protein MSAQKSAVIFAWILLLPAVLYVLAIVAYPLVDTFILSFTDASLRKVTNWVGWANYEKIFNNTFAEVILRTFIWTFFSVALKMIIGTFGAAMLNAAVPGRSLFRLLTMPPWIVPMAIGIFMWGWMYNGQFGMISGLLQRFGLVDGPVAFLAYGSTAFWATIVTDVWIGVPLVTIYFLAAIQSIPKDLYEAAWTDGAGRWYRFRRITLPLMVPAIITMSMLSLIATFNSFDIIWILTQGGPSGETTTMIIDTYQTAIGSKKYGEGAARAVLICIFLSLFCFAYFRVTRRLNPEKRA; this is encoded by the coding sequence ATGAGTGCTCAGAAAAGTGCCGTCATCTTCGCCTGGATCCTTCTCCTTCCAGCTGTCCTTTACGTGCTCGCGATCGTCGCCTATCCGCTGGTCGATACGTTCATCCTGTCGTTTACGGATGCATCGCTGCGTAAGGTGACGAACTGGGTCGGCTGGGCCAATTACGAGAAGATCTTCAACAACACGTTCGCGGAAGTCATTCTGCGAACCTTCATCTGGACCTTCTTTTCGGTCGCTCTGAAGATGATCATCGGCACGTTTGGTGCCGCAATGTTGAATGCTGCCGTGCCCGGCCGGTCACTGTTTCGACTGCTGACCATGCCGCCATGGATCGTGCCGATGGCTATCGGCATCTTCATGTGGGGCTGGATGTATAATGGGCAGTTCGGGATGATTTCCGGGTTGCTGCAGCGCTTCGGCCTCGTCGACGGCCCGGTCGCCTTCCTCGCCTATGGCAGCACTGCCTTCTGGGCGACGATCGTCACCGATGTCTGGATTGGCGTGCCGCTGGTGACGATCTACTTCCTCGCCGCAATCCAGTCGATCCCAAAGGATCTCTACGAAGCAGCATGGACCGACGGCGCCGGCCGCTGGTATCGTTTCCGCCGCATCACGCTGCCGCTGATGGTTCCCGCCATTATCACAATGTCGATGCTGTCGCTGATTGCGACCTTCAATTCCTTCGACATTATCTGGATCCTGACGCAGGGTGGTCCGAGCGGCGAAACGACGACGATGATCATCGATACCTATCAGACGGCGATTGGCTCGAAGAAATATGGCGAAGGGGCAGCGCGTGCGGTGCTGATCTGCATTTTCCTGTCGCTCTTCTGCTTCGCCTATTTCCGTGTCACCCGCCGCCTGAACCCGGAGAAGCGCGCATGA
- a CDS encoding CDC48 family AAA ATPase yields the protein MSGSDDLTLQVANMRPQDAGASIARLPTAAMNKLGLSEGDLVELIGKRHTAALAVRPYPEDEGLNIIRLDGLQRVNAGATSGDHIEIRKADARPATRIVLAPAQKNMVLQGSGDALLRTFMYRPMVAGDVISTSVQQRSRDPQLLQAYGLQEIRLVVVSTQPRGIVQVTEDTAIELRPQFEEPREARRADVTYDDIGGLGSSVEQVREMVELPLRHPELFQRLGIDPPKGVLLYGPPGTGKTLLARAVANETEANFYHIAGPEIMGSKYGESEERLRQVFQEASQNAPSIIFIDEIDSIAPKREQVTGEVERRIVAQLLTLMDGLEPRQNIVVIGATNRRDAIDEALRRPGRFDREIVIGVPDQNGRREVLAIHTRGMPLAEGADLDEIARTTYGFVGADLGALVREAAMDALRRVLPDINLKEGIPAEVLEKLTVSQDDFNSAMKRIQPSALREIMIQAPNVRWDDVGGLDDAQLKLKEGVELPLRSPQSFKRMGIRPAKGFLLFGPPGTGKTLLAKAVAREAEANFVATKSSDLLSKWYGESEQQVSRLFERARQVAPTVIFIDEIDSLAPARGGGLGEPAVTERVVNTLLAEMDGLEDMQGVVVMGATNRPNLLDPALLRPGRFDELVYVPVPDLTGRRKILGIHTRKMPLADDVSLDDLAEKTERFTGADLEDLTRRAGLIALRQSIDASMVSKEDFAMALQEVRPSVTPEVEREYEDMLRTLRQENPQKMQIGFTPLRLAK from the coding sequence ATGTCCGGTTCCGATGATCTAACGCTCCAGGTCGCCAACATGCGTCCTCAGGATGCTGGAGCAAGCATAGCGCGGCTGCCAACCGCAGCGATGAACAAGCTCGGGCTTTCGGAGGGCGATCTGGTCGAACTGATTGGTAAGCGCCATACGGCCGCACTCGCAGTCCGGCCCTATCCGGAAGACGAGGGACTGAACATCATCCGGCTAGATGGTCTCCAGCGTGTGAATGCGGGTGCCACGAGCGGCGATCATATCGAAATTCGCAAAGCGGACGCGCGTCCAGCAACCCGGATCGTCCTTGCGCCGGCTCAGAAAAACATGGTGCTTCAAGGCTCGGGCGACGCGCTCCTGCGGACTTTCATGTATCGCCCCATGGTGGCAGGTGATGTGATTTCGACGTCGGTGCAACAGCGCAGCCGCGATCCTCAGTTGCTTCAGGCCTATGGCCTTCAAGAAATCAGGCTGGTCGTCGTATCCACACAGCCGCGCGGCATCGTGCAGGTTACCGAAGACACGGCTATCGAGCTTCGTCCACAGTTCGAGGAACCCAGAGAAGCTCGACGAGCCGACGTGACTTACGACGATATCGGTGGTCTTGGATCCTCTGTCGAGCAGGTTCGCGAGATGGTCGAGCTTCCACTTCGTCATCCCGAACTCTTTCAGCGCCTGGGCATCGATCCGCCGAAGGGGGTTCTTCTCTACGGGCCTCCCGGGACGGGCAAAACACTTCTGGCCCGCGCAGTGGCAAACGAGACGGAAGCGAACTTCTACCATATCGCTGGCCCAGAGATTATGGGCAGTAAATACGGTGAATCTGAAGAGCGTCTGCGGCAGGTTTTCCAGGAAGCCTCGCAAAACGCACCTTCCATTATATTCATTGACGAGATCGATTCGATTGCGCCAAAGAGGGAGCAGGTAACGGGGGAGGTCGAGCGCCGGATCGTCGCTCAGTTGCTCACTCTCATGGACGGCCTCGAGCCGAGACAGAACATCGTCGTTATCGGTGCCACCAACCGGCGCGATGCAATCGACGAGGCCCTTCGACGCCCAGGGCGTTTCGACCGCGAAATCGTGATTGGCGTGCCTGATCAGAATGGCCGGCGGGAGGTTCTAGCGATCCATACGCGCGGCATGCCTCTGGCTGAAGGCGCCGATTTGGACGAAATAGCGCGAACGACCTACGGCTTTGTTGGCGCCGACTTGGGAGCACTCGTGCGTGAGGCCGCCATGGATGCACTTCGTCGCGTCCTGCCGGACATCAATCTCAAGGAGGGTATCCCCGCAGAAGTTCTGGAAAAACTCACAGTCTCCCAGGATGACTTCAATTCAGCGATGAAGCGGATCCAGCCGTCTGCGCTGCGCGAAATCATGATTCAGGCGCCAAATGTGCGCTGGGACGATGTCGGGGGGCTCGACGATGCGCAGCTGAAACTTAAAGAAGGGGTGGAATTACCCCTGCGGTCGCCACAGTCATTCAAGCGGATGGGAATTCGGCCAGCTAAAGGCTTCCTGCTTTTCGGGCCCCCTGGAACCGGCAAAACGCTGCTCGCAAAGGCAGTCGCTCGTGAGGCCGAGGCGAATTTTGTCGCCACAAAGTCCTCTGACCTGCTGTCCAAATGGTATGGTGAATCCGAACAGCAGGTCTCGCGGCTTTTTGAGCGCGCCCGTCAAGTCGCGCCGACGGTCATCTTCATTGACGAGATTGATTCCCTGGCACCGGCCAGAGGCGGCGGACTTGGCGAGCCGGCCGTCACCGAAAGAGTTGTCAACACGCTGTTGGCTGAAATGGACGGTTTGGAGGACATGCAAGGCGTGGTCGTGATGGGGGCGACGAACCGGCCTAACCTGCTCGACCCCGCACTCCTTCGACCGGGGCGTTTCGACGAGCTTGTCTATGTTCCGGTGCCGGACTTGACTGGGCGTCGTAAGATCCTGGGTATCCATACGCGGAAAATGCCACTGGCCGATGATGTCAGTTTGGATGACCTCGCTGAGAAAACGGAGCGGTTTACCGGCGCGGATCTGGAGGACCTGACCCGCCGAGCCGGGCTTATTGCACTCCGGCAATCGATCGACGCGTCGATGGTCTCGAAGGAAGACTTTGCCATGGCTCTCCAAGAGGTGCGCCCGTCCGTAACGCCCGAAGTCGAGAGGGAATACGAGGACATGCTGCGGACCCTGAGGCAGGAGAACCCGCAGAAGATGCAGATCGGTTTCACGCCTTTGCGCCTTGCGAAGTAA
- a CDS encoding carbohydrate ABC transporter permease, whose amino-acid sequence MSSRPMIDRYSWWEIILIYCGIAIFLFFVLSPFVEGFLVSLKPLSQLFSSPYRFWPENGSFEAYRTMWISVPGFGRYIFNSFFISIIVTVIVLCLVIPASYAFAKFEFRGMGILLGAFLTVNMFSGAVLLIPLFRLMRSIGVLNTYLAMIVPGVAFLIPSAIWLLRTYMIRIPQELNEAAYMDGASHFYTLRRVILPIAMPGIIVVAITTFIGAYAQQFIFALTFNSKTEYMPLPVGLFAYFGKQEVIWNELMAASFVGIAPAMIVIFFLQRYLVGGLTAGAVKQ is encoded by the coding sequence ATGAGCAGCCGTCCCATGATCGATCGCTACAGCTGGTGGGAAATCATCCTCATCTATTGCGGCATAGCGATCTTCCTGTTCTTCGTGCTGTCGCCCTTCGTCGAAGGCTTCCTGGTGTCGCTGAAGCCGCTCAGCCAGCTGTTTTCCTCGCCCTACCGCTTCTGGCCGGAAAACGGTTCGTTCGAGGCTTACCGGACGATGTGGATCAGCGTGCCGGGCTTCGGTCGCTACATCTTCAACTCGTTCTTCATCTCGATCATCGTCACTGTCATCGTGCTCTGCCTCGTCATTCCGGCATCCTATGCCTTTGCGAAATTCGAGTTCAGGGGAATGGGCATTCTGCTCGGCGCCTTCCTGACGGTGAACATGTTCTCCGGCGCCGTCCTGCTCATCCCGCTCTTCCGCCTGATGCGCAGCATCGGTGTTCTGAACACTTATCTTGCGATGATCGTGCCGGGCGTCGCCTTCCTTATCCCGTCGGCGATCTGGCTGCTGCGCACCTACATGATCCGCATTCCCCAGGAACTCAACGAAGCGGCCTATATGGATGGCGCCAGCCACTTCTATACGCTGCGCCGCGTCATTCTGCCCATTGCGATGCCGGGGATTATCGTCGTCGCGATCACCACCTTCATCGGTGCCTATGCGCAGCAGTTCATCTTCGCGCTGACCTTCAACTCGAAGACTGAATACATGCCCCTGCCGGTGGGACTCTTTGCTTACTTCGGCAAGCAGGAGGTCATCTGGAACGAACTGATGGCGGCCTCCTTCGTCGGCATCGCGCCGGCGATGATCGTCATCTTCTTCCTTCAGCGCTATCTCGTCGGCGGCCTGACCGCCGGTGCGGTGAAACAATAA